A genomic stretch from Clavelina lepadiformis chromosome 5, kaClaLepa1.1, whole genome shotgun sequence includes:
- the LOC143459963 gene encoding beta-1,3-galactosyl-O-glycosyl-glycoprotein beta-1,6-N-acetylglucosaminyltransferase-like, with protein MDFKHITKEERDFPIAYSILAHQNAHQLMLLLSAIYAPHNVYCIHIDLKSTSMFEAVKETASCFSNVFLATKREDVVYAGFSRLQADINCMEDLVNVPVGLNNWTYLINLCGQDYPLQTNLEIVKKLKTYNGRNVIAGTDKLQPGIVQRTKWVHRMENYTTEDGKQERRMIQTKELKSPPPFNMTILKNLAYNVYTRRFLRWVIFESEKAKALLEWSRDTLTPDEHYWLMLDALEEAPGRRGQISLSHPARYIKWKSPENFCSGYWRHFSCVFGAGDVNQLIQKQAIFANKFDVEHDRLPLTCLRRHLNGKKINERLEIQGL; from the exons ATGGATTTCAAGCACATAACCAAAGAAGAACGAGACTTCCCAATCGCTTACTCCATACTCGCCCATCAAAATGCTCATCAACTTATGCTGCTCCTGAGCGCTATTTATGCTCCTCATAATGTCTATTGCATCCACATCGATCTCAAGTCAACATCCATGTTCGAAGCAGTCAAGGAAACTGCTtcgtgtttttcaaacgttttccTCGCAACCAAACGAGAGGACGTCGTTTATGCCGGTTTCAGCCGGTTACAAGCGGATATAAATTGCATGGAAGATTTGGTCAATGTTCCTGTTGGCCTCAACAATTGGACATATTTGATTAATTTATGCGGACAG GATTATCCTCTCCAAACCAACCTGGAAATTGTGAAAAAACTGAAGACGTACAATGGTCGTAACGTGATCGCTGGAACTGACAAACTTCAACCGGGAATAGTGCAAAGAACAAAATGGGTTCATAG GATGGAAAACTACACCACGGAAGACGGAAAACAGGAAAGACGAATGATTCAGACCAAAGAGTTAAAATCTCCTCCTCCTTTCAACATGACCATACTGAAGAATTTAGCTTACAACGTCTACACTCGTCGATTCCTTCGCTGGGTGATTTTTGAAAGCGAAAAAGCGAAAGCGCTCCTGGAATGGTCGCGAGACACGTTGACACCGGACGAGCATTACTGGCTGATGCTGGATGCTCTGGAAGAAGCTCCAGGAAGAAGAGGACAAATAAGTTTGTCGCATCCGGCGAGATACATAAAGTGGAAATCTCCTGAAAACTTTTGTTCAG GTTACTGGCGACACTTTAGCTGCGTCTTTGGCGCTGGAGACGTGAACCAGCTTATCCAAAAGCAGGCGATATTTGCCAACAAATTTGATGTGGAACATGATCGGCTGCCACTTACTTGCTTACGACGTCACTTGAATGGGAAGAAGATAAATGAAAGACTCGAGATTCAAGGGCTATAA
- the LOC143458803 gene encoding N-acetyllactosaminide beta-1,6-N-acetylglucosaminyl-transferase-like, whose product MKKFMLTVLLGLSFWVCFVCFFFGRKYFLETFYQAKTNKAEGANFTGLHQHELDPGFKDKVVCLSVLKNSHNLNVTFPKIYDITSDDDVKNLSSKGCNHVIDKYDFEMDFKHITKEERHFPIAYSILAHQNAHQLMLLLSAIYAPQNVYCIHIDLKSTSMFEAVKETASCFSNVFLATKREDVVYAGFSRLQADINCMEDLVNIPVGLNNWTYLINLCGQDYPLQTNLEAVKMLTEFNGRNVIAGTDQLTWVTVQRTKWIYRVENYTNEDGKQERKMFQTKELKSPPPFNMTILKNLAYNVYTRRFLRWVIFESEKAKALLEWSRDTLTPDEHYWLMLDALEEAPGRSGRISWSSPAKYVKWKSLKNDCSGYWRHSSCVYGARDVNQLIRRRSLFANKFDVKHDSLPITCLREHLEKKKRKERLEIQ is encoded by the exons ATGAAAAAGTTCATGCTCACCGTGTTACTTGGGTTATCATTCTGGGTGTGTTTTGTGTGCTTTTTCTTCGGCAGAAAGTATTTCTTGGAAACATTTTATCAAGcgaaaacaaataaagcagaAGGTGCTAATTTCACAGGATTACATCAGCACGAGTTAGATCCTGGGTTTAAAGACAAGGTGGtttgtttgtctgttttgaaaaattcgCACAATCTAAACGTGACGTTTCCAAAAATATATGACATTACCTctgatgatgacgtcaaaaacTTGTCGTCAAAAGGATGTAATCACGTGATCGACAAGTATGACTTTGAAATGGATTTCAAGCACATAACGAAAGAAGAACGACACTTTCCAATCGCTTACTCCATACTCGCCCATCAAAATGCTCATCAACTTATGCTGCTCCTGAGCGCTATTTATGCTCCTCAAAATGTCTATTGCATCCACATCGATCTCAAGTCAACATCCATGTTCGAAGCAGTCAAGGAAACTGCTtcgtgtttttcaaacgttttccTCGCAACCAAACGAGAGGACGTCGTTTACGCCGGTTTCAGCCGGTTACAAGCGGATATAAATTGCATGGAAGATTTGGTCAATATTCCTGTTGGCCTCAACAACTGGACATATTTGATTAATTTATGCGGACAG GATTATCCACTCCAAACCAACCTTGAAGCCGTGAAAATGCTGACGGAGTTCAACGGTCGTAACGTGATCGCTGGAACTGACCAACTTACTTGGGTGACTGTGCAAAGAACAAAATGGATTTACAG AGTGGAAAATTACACAAACGAAGACGGAaaacaagaaagaaaaatgtttcagaCCAAAGAGTTAAAATCTCCTCCTCCTTTCAACATGACCATACTGAAGAATTTAGCTTACAACGTCTACACTCGTCGATTCCTTCGCTGGGTGATTTTTGAAAGCGAAAAGGCGAAAGCGCTCCTGGAATGGTCGCGAGACACGTTGACACCGGATGAGCATTACTGGCTGATGCTGGATGCTCTGGAAGAAGCTCCGGGAAGAAGTGGACGAATAAGTTGGTCGTCTCCAGCAAAATATGTAAAGTGGAAATCTCTTAAGAATGATTGCTCAG GTTACTGGCGACACTCCAGCTGCGTTTATGGTGCAAGAGACGTAAACCAACTTATCCGTAGGAGGTCGCTATTTGCCAACAAGTTTGATGTGAAACATGACTCGCTTCCGATCACGTGTTTGCGGGAACATTTGGAAAAGAAGAAACGAAAAGAAAGACTCGAGATCCAATGA
- the LOC143459867 gene encoding N-acetyllactosaminide beta-1,6-N-acetylglucosaminyl-transferase-like isoform X1, producing the protein MTKLVHYRQLLVVVIVFMLCVSYYLKDIVYRLGHLDTFSMKTVHNYTNAESARDLSAQKNNWRCFSLLNNTYQNNKTFEEVPDVTSDIDVKTLDSKRCNHVIDKYDFEMDFKHITKEERHFPIAYSILAHQNAHQLMLLLSAIYAPHNVYCIHIDLKSTSMFEAVKETASCFSNVFLATKREDVVYAGFSRLQADINCMEDLVNIPVGLNNWTYLINLCGQDYPLQTNLDIVKKLKMFGDRNWIGGTDKFIWAIAQRTKWVHKVENYTNKDGKQERRMIQTKELKSPPPFNMTILKNLAYNVYTRRFLRWVIFESEKAKALLEWSRDTLTPDEHYWLMLDALEEAPGRSGRISWSSPARYIKWKSSKDNCSGYWNHYSCVFGAGDVPKMIDSGKMFANKFDVSYDSFPVTCLSRWLREKRDNQMFIR; encoded by the exons atgacCAAGCTTGTACATTATAGACAACTGTTGGTCGTGGTGATTGTCTTCATGCTTTGTGTAAGCTACTATTTGAAGGATATTGTTTACAGACTTGGTCATCTAGATACATTTTCAATGAAGACAGTTCACAACTATACCAACGCTGAATCTGCAAGAGATTTAAGTGCTCAAAAAAACAACTGGCGTTGTTTCTCTCTGCTCAACAACACTTATCAGAACAATAAGACTTTTGAAGAAGTACCTGACGTCACTTCCGATATTGACGTCAAGACTTTGGATTCGAAAAGATGTAATCACGTGATTGACAAGTATGACTTTGAAATGGATTTCAAGCACATAACCAAAGAAGAACGACACTTTCCAATCGCTTACTCCATACTCGCCCATCAAAATGCTCATCAACTTATGCTGCTCCTGAGCGCTATTTATGCTCCTCATAATGTCTATTGCATCCACATCGATCTCAAGTCAACATCCATGTTCGAAGCAGTCAAGGAAACTGCTtcgtgtttttcaaacgttttccTCGCAACCAAACGAGAGGACGTCGTTTACGCCGGTTTCAGCCGGTTACAAGCGGATATAAATTGCATGGAAGATTTGGTCAATATTCCTGTTGGCCTCAACAATTGGACTTATCTGATTAATTTATGCGGACAG GACTATCCTCTTCAAACCAACCTGGATATTGTAAAAAAGCTAAAGATGTTTGGCGATCGCAACTGGATTGGTGGAACCGACAAATTTATTTGGGCCATTGCGCAAAGAACAAAATGGGTTCACAA AGTGGAAAATTACACAAACAAAGACGGAAAACAGGAAAGACGAATGATTCAGACCAAAGAGTTAAAATCTCCTCCTCCTTTCAACATGACCATACTGAAGAATTTAGCTTACAACGTCTACACTCGTCGATTCCTTCGCTGGGTGATTTTTGAAAGCGAAAAAGCGAAGGCGCTCCTGGAATGGTCGCGAGACACGTTGACACCGGATGAGCATTACTGGCTGATGCTGGATGCTCTGGAAGAAGCTCCGGGAAGAAGTGGACGAATAAGTTGGTCGTCTCCAGCGAGATACATAAAGTGGAAATCATCGAAAGATAACTGCTCAG GTTATTGGAATCACTACAGCTGCGTCTTCGGAGCCGGAGACGTTCCGAAGATGATTGATAGCggtaaaatgtttgcaaacaaattcGATGTTTCCTACGATTCGTTTCCGGTCACGTGCTTAAGTAGATGGCTTCGTGAGAAACGCGACAACCAAATGTTCATTCGGTAG
- the LOC143459867 gene encoding N-acetyllactosaminide beta-1,6-N-acetylglucosaminyl-transferase-like isoform X2, which produces MTKLVHYRQLLVVVIVFMLCVSYYLKDIVYRLGHLDTFSMKTVHNYTNAESARDLSAQKNNWRCFSLLNNTYQNNKTFEEVPDVTSDIDVKTLDSKRCNHVIDKYDFEMDFKHITKEERHFPIAYSILAHQNAHQLMLLLSAIYAPHNVYCIHIDLKSTSMFEAVKETASCFSNVFLATKREDVVYAGFSRLQADINCMEDLVNIPVGLNNWTYLINLCGQDYPLQTNLDIVKKLKMFGDRNWIGGTDKFIWAIAQRTKWVHKVENYTNKDGKQERRMIQTKELKSPPPFNMTILKNLAYNVYTRRFLRWVIFESEKAKALLEWSRDTLTPDEHYWLMLDALEEAPGRSGRISWSSPARYIKWKSSKDNCSGVSNSIAPGAKSQNLFNAAGRKDET; this is translated from the exons atgacCAAGCTTGTACATTATAGACAACTGTTGGTCGTGGTGATTGTCTTCATGCTTTGTGTAAGCTACTATTTGAAGGATATTGTTTACAGACTTGGTCATCTAGATACATTTTCAATGAAGACAGTTCACAACTATACCAACGCTGAATCTGCAAGAGATTTAAGTGCTCAAAAAAACAACTGGCGTTGTTTCTCTCTGCTCAACAACACTTATCAGAACAATAAGACTTTTGAAGAAGTACCTGACGTCACTTCCGATATTGACGTCAAGACTTTGGATTCGAAAAGATGTAATCACGTGATTGACAAGTATGACTTTGAAATGGATTTCAAGCACATAACCAAAGAAGAACGACACTTTCCAATCGCTTACTCCATACTCGCCCATCAAAATGCTCATCAACTTATGCTGCTCCTGAGCGCTATTTATGCTCCTCATAATGTCTATTGCATCCACATCGATCTCAAGTCAACATCCATGTTCGAAGCAGTCAAGGAAACTGCTtcgtgtttttcaaacgttttccTCGCAACCAAACGAGAGGACGTCGTTTACGCCGGTTTCAGCCGGTTACAAGCGGATATAAATTGCATGGAAGATTTGGTCAATATTCCTGTTGGCCTCAACAATTGGACTTATCTGATTAATTTATGCGGACAG GACTATCCTCTTCAAACCAACCTGGATATTGTAAAAAAGCTAAAGATGTTTGGCGATCGCAACTGGATTGGTGGAACCGACAAATTTATTTGGGCCATTGCGCAAAGAACAAAATGGGTTCACAA AGTGGAAAATTACACAAACAAAGACGGAAAACAGGAAAGACGAATGATTCAGACCAAAGAGTTAAAATCTCCTCCTCCTTTCAACATGACCATACTGAAGAATTTAGCTTACAACGTCTACACTCGTCGATTCCTTCGCTGGGTGATTTTTGAAAGCGAAAAAGCGAAGGCGCTCCTGGAATGGTCGCGAGACACGTTGACACCGGATGAGCATTACTGGCTGATGCTGGATGCTCTGGAAGAAGCTCCGGGAAGAAGTGGACGAATAAGTTGGTCGTCTCCAGCGAGATACATAAAGTGGAAATCATCGAAAGATAACTGCTCAG gggtgtcaaactcaatcgcaccaggggccaaatctcaaaacttgtttaacgccgcgggccgtaaggatgaaacttga
- the LOC143460210 gene encoding serine/threonine-protein kinase OSR1-like has protein sequence MASTTTTAREEIPSWPVNKDDYELQEVIGHGATAVVQAAYCKPRKEVCAIKRISLESTNQDELLKEVQAMSQCNHPNLVYFYKAFVVKTEVWLIMKLLGRGSVLDIIKHKVAKDQHKLGVLEEAVIATILRECLKGLEYLHRNGQIHRDIKAGNILLGDDGTVMLADLGVSSFIAVGGNMARDRTRHTFVGTPCWMAPEVMEQAVSGYDTKADIWSFGITAIELATGKAPYHQYPPMKVLLLTLQNEPPNLDTGVSNKNTTKKYSKQFRKMIETCLQRDPDKRPSAAQLLKDPFFKKAKSKEYLVDHLLVQAPTFKDRAKTPKRVVGSSGRLHKNDEGDWEWSDDEYKESGGRDEKSNKEIKISIPIPAAQPANESTEVMKNGKIKTSVSKTPSLTDTDSSTTPVSPTSPTHPSFFHPPTELPPTPTKVKRSGSDVNANEKKAERTTSSAPVAANTPQPAPTETLPVNLVLRLRNDQQELNDIKFAFTPNQDTPDGIAQEMVSAGLVSGMDKVIVAAKLSKLVSSDIKPPVVTFPLHQGSLSTNQVPDEKTLFGFAQLSIVDSHK, from the exons ATGGCCTCCACAACCACAACTGCGCGCGAAGAAATCCCGTCTTGGCCTGTAAATAAAGATGATTATGAACTGCAAGAAGTTATTG GCCATGGAGCCACTGCTGTTGTGCAAGCTGCATATTGTAAACCACGCAAGGAAGTGTGTGCTATTAAGCGAATTTCTCTCGAATCAACAAATCAAGATGAGCTTTTG AAAGAAGTACAAGCTATGAGCCAATGCAATCACCCCAACCTTGTCTACTTCTACAAAGCCTTCGTTGTAAAGACTGAGGTCTGGTTGATCATGAAGCTCCTAGGCAGAG GCTCCGTTCTTGATAtcattaaacacaaagttgcCAAGGACCAACATAAACTTGGGGTGTTAGAAGAAGCGGTTATTGCCACAATCCTGCGCGAATGTCTGAAAGGTCTCGAATATTTACACAGAAATGGACAAATTCATAG AGACATAAAAGCCGGCAACATCTTACTAGGCGACGATGGCACCGTGATGTTGGCTGATCTCGGCGTGAGTTCATTCATCGCCGTCGGTGGAAATATGGCACGAGATAGGACGAGACATACCTTTGTCGGAACTCCTTGTTGGATGGCACCTGAAGTTATGGAACAG gCAGTTAGTGGTTATGATACGAAGGCAGATATCTGGAGTTTTGGCATCACTGCCATTGAACTTGCCACAGGAAAGGCCCCTTATCACCAATACCCACCGATGAAA gttttattactcactttgcaaaatgaaCCACCAAATCTGGACACTGGAGTGTCAAATAAAAACACCACTAAAAAATACAGCAAACAATTTCGCAAGATGATTGAAACCTGCCTGCAGCGAGATCCAGACAAAAG ACCGTCTGCAGCTCAACTCCTCAAAGATCCGTTTTTTAAGAAAGCAAAGAGCAAGGAATACCTTGTTGACCACCTTCTTGTCCAAGCCCCCACCTTTAAGGACCGTGCCAAGACG CCGAAGCGGGTGGTTGGATCGAGCGGACGACTTCATAAGAACGACGAAGGCGACTGGGAATGGAGCGACGACGAATACAAGGAGAGCGGCGGCAGAGATGAAAAATCGAATAAAGAGATCAAAATATCG ATACCAATTCCTGCTGCACAGCCAGCAAATGAGTCGACTGAAGTAATGAAGAACGGTAAAATCAAAACCAGCGTTTCGAAAACACCAAGTCTCACAGACACGGATAGCTCTACTACCCCAGTGAGCCCGACGTCGCCAACCCATCCCAGTTTTTTCCACCCTCCCACCGAACTTCCACCCACTCCAACAAAGGTCAAAAGGTCAGGGAGTGACGTAAATGCGAATGAAAAGAAAGCAGAACGCACAACGTCTTCAGCCCCCGTCGCAGCAAACACCCCCCAACCCGCACCAACGGAAACTCTTCCTGTAAATCTCGTATTACGGCTTCG AAACGACCAACAGGAGTTGAACGATATAAAATTTGCATTCACTCCCAACCAAGATACTCCTGATGGCATCGCCCAAGAAATGGTGAGTGCCGGCCTGGTTAGCGGAATGGACAAAGTTATTG TTGCTGCAAAGTTATCGAAACTTGTCTCGAGCGACATTAAACCTCCTGTCGTAACTTTTCCGCTCCATCAAGGCTCACTTTCAACGAACCAAGTCCCGGACGAAAAAACTCTCTTTGGCTTCGCCCAGTTAAGCATTGTAGACTCCCATAAATAA